The Ziziphus jujuba cultivar Dongzao chromosome 12, ASM3175591v1 sequence tccttAATGAATTGGactatatacttttttattttaaatgaaatgcCAAGTCTTATTGCATTGGAAAGAGCAGGTAAAAGGGTTAGAGGTACCGGTAATTGTGGTGGGTGAAGAAATCATAGAAGGTTCTATCAACTGGAACAATCTACTGGAAGCAGCGGACCGAGCCGGGACGAGTTTGAGCAAAGAACAAGTCCATCAAACCGATCTCTGTGCACTTCCATTCTCATCAGGCACTACAGGGATATCCAAAGGTGTAATGCTGACCCACAGAAACCTCGTAGCCAATCTCTGCTCCACACTCTTTGGAATAAAACCAGAGATGGTCGGCAAAGTCACCGTGCTCGGTCTAATGCCCTTCTTCCACATATACGGAATCACCGGGATTTGCTGTGCGACGCTTAGAAACAAAGGGAAAGTGGTGGTCATGGGGAGGTACGAGCTGAGAACGTTTTTGGACGCGTTGATTACAGAGGAAGTCACTTTCGCACCCATTGTGCCTCCGATTATCTCGGACTTGGTTAAGAAACCGGTTGTTGATGAATTTGATCTGAGCCGGCTCAAACTCCAAGCCGTCATGAGTGCGGCGGCTCCTCTGGCGCCGGAGCTACTCAATGCCTTTCAGACCAAGTTTCCGGGCGTCCTGGTCGAAGAGGTTATCGAGGAGACGGGATGTCTTGTTTTCTTTATTACTGTGTAAACTGTTTGATATTTGTTCTCTGTGAGTGCTTTCTCTGACTTTTGcttaattttgtttgttgatatcGTTGTAGGCTTATGGACTGACGGAGCATAGCTGTATAACTCTCACCCATGGAGACCCTGAAAAAGGGTTTGGCAGATCAAAGAGAAACTCGGTCGGATTCATCCTTCCTAATCTGGAAGTGAAATTCATTGATCCTGAAACTGGTAGATCTCTCCCCAAGAACACCCCTGGGGAAATCTGTGTCAGGAGCCAATGTGTGATGAAAGGTAAAGCAGATTAATATATAATCTCATTGCATACAAATATTAGtatatatactataaatatAGTATACAATCAACGTAAACGTTAAAATTATAGTAAGCGTTATCTAGTTATATTTTGATGTAactcataaaattttcaatcaattatatcTAGATATAATCGGATAATGTCCatcataattttaacattcacAATAATTTATAGATATATGGCTCCCCTAAATGTCTTTGCACCGAAAAAATAGTTTGTTACATGCAATTATGATGGTGGGACAGTAATAAATGATTGTTGTTTAGCACCACAAGATGGAGGCAAGTAACCACATTAACATTTATGTGTACTATATGTacgtatatatgtgtatgtatgtatgtatatgaggAGGGTTTACGATAAAGTTTGCATGGAGAGTGCATTTTCAGGCTACTATAATAACGACGAGGAAACTGCAAGAACTATTGACAAGGAAGGGTGGCTACATACTGGTGATATTGGCTATATAGACAATGATGGAGATATCTTTATTGTAGACCGCATCAAGGAAATAATCAAGTACAAAGGTTTCCAAGTAAGATTCTGATTATTTCTTACAGATTCATTAAATCTATACTATATTTCAAGAaatttagattgaaaaaaaaaaaaaaacaaaaaaaaaaattattggtgaAACATGAATATCAAACACTTCCCAAactttgtcaaaaaataaaaaaataaaaaaaaaataaaaattgctggGTGTGTTTTTTAAGGTTGCTCCTGCTGAACTGGAAGCTATCCTTCTTACTCATCCTTCAATTGAGGACGCTGCAGTTTTCCCGTAAGTACTCTTTCACCATTAATATCTCTCCTCTTTCTTGTAGTACAGAGTATAGAGATTTTCAGAGAGAATCTTCCTCATATTTTGTGGTGGCTTTTGGGCTTTTCAGACTACCTGATGCGGAAGCAGGGGAGATTCCAGCTGCGTGTGTTGTGATGGCCAATGGCGTAAAAGAGAGCGAGGAagacattgtcaactatgtcgCCTCTAATGTCGCCCACTACAAGAAAGTTAGGGTGGTCAACTTTGTGGAAACCATACCAAAGTCACCATCTGGGAAGATTATGAGGAGGATTGTCAAGGACCAGATGATTCAAAAGATAGAGGCAAGCTCAAAAACCAATCAAAAATTGTTCAAATGATAACAAGTATTTTTAGCAATTTCCTGTCTCTTTGATATACTTTGGTTGAACTTGTACTTTGTTTAGTCTGTGTTTCTTCTAGATAATAACTCTGTTTGAGTACAAAATGCTTTCGCGTTTGATTTGCCAATATCGTAAGAATGTACTATGCTTTCACATGGGAAATGGACCCCATCGTACCCAACAATcaaataagaaacaaaataaaataaataaagagagtCAAGTTGGTGACGTCGTTCTGGTTTCAAGTCCTGCACATGATATTTTACGCCCACCcccaaaattcaatatttactGGCACTCAACGATGTGACTTGCTGAGCGATTTTGGCACAGTGAATGCCTAGAGCTTAGCCATATAATTATTTGACTGCTGATTAAGTATGGTAAATTCAAAATTGACTCCACACCCACATTACACCAACCCAAACAAACAAATCAATCCCATCTCTCAATGGACTAAAAAATCattcaatttcaagtaaaattATGTTGGAGAATTGCATTTCATAGTATATAATGATAAACCCATTTGGTAAAAATCCGAAATTACAATGTTTTAGGATTTTGAGTTCGACTTTAcctaaaaataattgtttaaaataatgttaattaatacCCTAAGTTGTGttcttatataatttaaaaagtgaCAGCAAAGAAACGTGGTCACGTGAAGCTTCTCATTGAAGATGATAATCAGCATGCGATCTTGCGGTTTCGAGTTATAAAAGCATTTCTTTATGATTATTCCACttttaaactaatatttaaaatcaaaaacaaGTTGCCTTGTCAGATCAGActcaataatttaaatcaatttttatatttcaatatcTGGATTAAACTGAGCAAGCCCAATTCTCAGTGTCCGCTGCCcccaatgaatatatattactatttgTTCCTTCGATCACATCCCatgttgatttttaatattttcataatataattcaaaattttcaagacAATTAAAcctctttatttgttttataatgtCAACTGGACAACTAGTTCATCTCGGTCAGAAATCAACACATCTCCTCGTTTATCTTTCTTTCAACTAATAATAAtgctacaaattaaattaaattaaattaaattaaattaagcaCCCAAcagatcatataaaaataataataaatcccaTGACTTAATTTGCTTACAAAATAAGCATTAATATAATCTCCACATCAACTTCcaaattgctttttcttcttaaaatgatatttactcTTATACAACAATTCAGGTTTACATACATATTAAAAATGACAGTAATAGATAAATTACAGAGACCAAATTTATTTCCAAATTATTTATTAGCTGAcaataatgtaaaaaataatatgaaataaaaatggataaatgTTCTTCTGGAGTCAACTTAATAACAATGCCATTACTTCCTCATAGATGATCAGGCATTGACTTTTGGTTAATGCTATAACCATGAATAAGTAAACGTTTAATTTAAATCTTCAGTTGAAATCAATGAAATTTAAGCCAAGCtaatactttaattttttttttatcattattataaaaatttcttacccaaaaagaaatattttaaattccatATTTTATAGATGTGGATGTGTAAAGAATTTGGTTAATCTCATCTAACAATTTGAGCCAATACAATTTCATggtaaatagagtttttttttttttttttttaattagtaaaCAAAGAGACAATAATATTTGGAAAATGTAATGGGGAGATGTTGaccaaaagaaagagagagtcaaaggagagtcgaggaagggaaaggaaacggccaaaagaaaaagaaaagccaggtgtgtatgtgtgtgtgtgtgtgtgtgtgtgtgtgtgtgagggAGACGAGAGGAGAGCAGAGCAAGTGGTGGAACGTCCCCACCACGCGTCTCTTTTAAACAGTGAAATGAATGGGAAGGCTGCTTTCATATCCCCAAAAGCTCTGCCATTTCCATCACACCCCATTTATTTCTCAGCTTCAACATATCAAGTAAGCCCTTTTCCCCTCCTCTCCACTTCCCTCTGCTAATCCTTTCTTCTAACTTTTCCTTCAACGCTCTCTCTTTGATTGCTAATTCCAAAACtccaagaatatatatatatatccccaaaaattaaaacaaaaaaagttttttttttttcttttctttttctcagaCTTTCCAagaccctttttttatttttttaattattatcccTATTTAGCTAAATGAAAAGTCTTTTTTGGAGTGCATGCATGTAATCGGTAAGAGTTTTGTTtctattgttgttgtttgttgcttctttggaatttatttttattttttataaaaatgggttttcatttatttagctctgatttctgttattttttgaaactttctttatttttgggaattgtattttttttttaatttcttctgaAAAAGAAGTTAGTGTTAGCTTTGACtggttataaatttttatttttatttttattttttttgtggggggcaaatgaataaaaaagttgaaagaaataaaaccaaatCGAGCTGCTAATGTTCCTAATTCGGGAAAgtgattataattttatttatttatttatttttcaagttgaGAATAGATTAGTACATCATTTTCTTGATGCTTCCATGATATGGGGTCGGACTTTATTTGGAAAACAAAAgatgctttctttttttctttggcaaATTCTCGGTAAAGTAGCGCTGCCGGAAAGGAGAGAGACGACGCCGTTTGCGTCTCATAATATTCTTCTTCCACCATAGAAATTTTTTTCGTTAAACTTCATTTGTAGTTAATCCAAGTACCTTACAAAGGGGACCAAAACTTTCTTGCTAAACAAACAAAGAACTTGGGTCTTACCTTTGATTTCCATCGTTTTGTGAAAAGCTTTTGTTGATGGGCAAGTGTTTTCATTcgttttttctaaattttaattttctttccacaaaaaaaaagaaaagggaagtatatatatatatatatatatatttctccttGTTGTGTTGCAATGCAAAAAGCTGATTAAAGTTTTTAGAGTTTTTCTAAATGGTAACTTGCTTTTCGTTTTTACCAACCAGCTTGAAGCATTAACTAATCAAATATTCGTTTTTGGTTGATTGTTTTATGATGAAGGTTAGGTGGGAAGGTAGTCCACGTCGATAGTCAGCGACCAATTAGGAAAAATCTTGCGGCTTGGTGCTGGAATTGTTCAGTTCCGATTGATCGGATTTCTGGGATTTTGCCGTGCTAGTATTGTGAATTATTGGAGCTGAAGATTTGGGAATTTACTGataattggttaaaaaaaaaaaaaaaaaaaaaaaaaaaggaaaagtggACAGAGAGGTAAGCAAGGCTTTAAAGATGGTAACTTTCAGATGGGTCGGTGAGTAACTGAGTTTTTCTATTAAATGAGAGTAATTGTGAGTTTTTCTATTCAATGACAATctgagggaaaaaaataaaaaataaaaaatactcgAAGTTTGATGTTGGGAAATGGGGAACACAAGCCTTATTTACTGGGGCTTAAGTTGATTGTATTTTATGAATGGTAGGGGCTTGTCTAGGTACCAGACTGAGAAAGTCATGGCTGGGATATGGAGGAGACAAGGTGTAAAAGGCCTTTGGATTTATGCAACTGTTTTGCTTATGATGGAGGATGTGGCAAATTTTATGGTGTTATCTTGAATCTGGTAAAGATCAGTTCGTCTGGTGCCTTATCTAGTGTCTAGTCTGCAAAGCATTTATTGGCTCTATACGGATGGAGAAGGcaagattttggggtttgggtGTGGTATTTCTCAATTGGGATGCTGGTTCGTATATTATCTGAGTTAAAAATTTCTGGGTTTTCCTATTCTCCATTGTTTGAGCTGTGTTTGGGCAAGATCTAAAGCAGATTCCGTCTTTCTGAGAGAACTGAATGCCCATTTTTCTGATTAAATATGTCTGGCCATTCCATAACGTGAGTTTTTAAGGTAATATGCATATTCTTCTGCCATCCAATCTCTgcaatttcttaattttctatCTAATCCCTGGTGTTTATGttatttgttaataaattattactttGTTTTTGTGCCATTACATTTCTCATGTGTGCGGCTGAAACCGAAATTTGAATACAGTTCATGTTAATAATGTTTGCAGTATCTGGAGACGAGTAGCTTTTGCAGTATTTGGAGGAAAGTGTGGAAGATCAGTTTGAGATTCTTCTGCTTCGAATGGAGTGGAATACGAAGCCTTCGTTATTATGGGAGTTAGAGAACCTTCTAGAGTTTGATGTGAAAGCAACCGAAAATCCAAAGAAGCTACAATTAACAGACTGCTGTGTGGAGGGAGATCGAGGAATTAGCTCTGGATCTTTTAACTCACCTGGGGATGGTGGGGGCAGCGGGGGAACTGGTGGTTATGGCTCTGATTTGGGTCATACTTCGTCCAAGAGCTCAAAATCGGCTTCTATTAGTTCTCCATCATTTGGGGAAAGCAAGACATCAAAATTCAGTATTGAGGCTTTTGAAGGTCATCCAAAGGATTTTAGCGGCAACAAGGAATCAGCTGAAGTTGAGCCATCTGGATCTTCTCCGACACCTGAGATTTCTGCTGGTTCTGTCGAGCCATTACTCAGTTTGAAGTTAGGCAAGCGGATGTATTTCGAAGATGCTTCTGCAGGAAATAACACTAAGACCTCTTCCCTTGCTGTTGATCCTACGTCG is a genomic window containing:
- the LOC107428304 gene encoding 4-coumarate--CoA ligase-like 1 yields the protein METFLKNSPHQEEHIFRSRYGNVPVPENTTLPEFVLQNAELYADKVAFVDAKTHKEITYGEVVRNTRRFSMALRSLGLRKGHVVIVVLPNVAEYAIIALGIMSAGGVFSGANPAAHASEIKKQVEAAKAKLIVTNAANHEKVKGLEVPVIVVGEEIIEGSINWNNLLEAADRAGTSLSKEQVHQTDLCALPFSSGTTGISKGVMLTHRNLVANLCSTLFGIKPEMVGKVTVLGLMPFFHIYGITGICCATLRNKGKVVVMGRYELRTFLDALITEEVTFAPIVPPIISDLVKKPVVDEFDLSRLKLQAVMSAAAPLAPELLNAFQTKFPGVLVEEAYGLTEHSCITLTHGDPEKGFGRSKRNSVGFILPNLEVKFIDPETGRSLPKNTPGEICVRSQCVMKGYYNNDEETARTIDKEGWLHTGDIGYIDNDGDIFIVDRIKEIIKYKGFQVAPAELEAILLTHPSIEDAAVFPLPDAEAGEIPAACVVMANGVKESEEDIVNYVASNVAHYKKVRVVNFVETIPKSPSGKIMRRIVKDQMIQKIEASSKTNQKLFK